AGTTGACGTTACCACTGATCCTGGCGGTTGCTGTTGATGGCGATGATGTAGGAGTTATCGAGTGATTTTGATAGACTGATGGAGCCTCTGTTGGAGTTGATTTTGGTTCCTGAATTGGCCTCTCCTCTCTGTCGATGCTCAACTGTTccacaaaattaattagtccACTAATTTATCAAGATCTTTCAATGATAAGTCACACCAGTACTTTCAATTAATGAAGACCATTAATTACTTCGTCTGTTTGtggaaaaatataatgttttCCATAGCAATAATTTACTTTTTTAAACTAGttgaatcaattaatcattCGCAATAGAAATGACTCACCAGAGGCAGACCTAGACCAGCTCTGGCCCAATTGACACTCGCCAATTTTTGTTTCAAGACATCAGCCACTGGGGATACTAGATTCACCTCTGGAAATATACCAGACTGGCACGTGGGGCAGGTATATCCTGCGGGTGCTGTTGTGGCTGGCAAATTTCTTGCATACGTGTCCAGACAGGACCAGTGGAAGACGTGGTAACATGTTAATCTCACGCAGTCTGAGCTCTTCAAGGCCTCATTGCAGAGGGTGCAGATGGGATTGCAGTCACTGTCTTGGAGCCATTGGAGATACGATTGGACGACGCACTGTTGAGGGTTgatcaaattaatttcacaattttccaaaaatcaatTGACTCAAAGCTATCTGACCCTCAATTGAAACAGTGAGTTGAAGGAGGTTGCGAATcgaaagacccttaagaatgctTGAAATCATTCAAACGATTCAAATGATGGTGATGAGAACAGATCATTTAACCCTCAATTCTACGTGACTCAAGCGTCATTTTACCCTTTAAAGCTGGCGACCACTTTACCCACAGATCTGAGTATAATTTGAGGTCAATTCACCCTCAAGATCATGTGAGGGTGGATGTACTCCATCCAAAAACCAAAGGAAAATgccaaattcattatttttggtCATCAATAACTCGAAATCGACAGAGTCAAATtcgaatttgttttttcatgtCAAATATATTTGTGCCAAAGTGCAAAATGACGTCTGATTCACCCTAATCGCATCGTTggatcagaaaatatttgggCTTTAAGGCCCCCTTCCTCTAAATCTTACACAATTTCAAAGAAACGACTGTATCACATTGGAATCCATCCCATTTGTTATTAACACGTGATGATTTCATAATTATACAAACCTTCGGGTGATTTGTCACCATACAGTGTTCACAAACATTAACCCTGTGCTCAAAACAAAACTGATTCGTCACTTTACGTTTTGGGCACTTGCACAACCCCATTTTCGGCTGAAAAATTAACCTCAACAAGAAACTAAATATCTCTCACTGGACTAGAAGAATTATCAGAATTTTAACAtgacaaaaattataatttgggCTGTCTGTCACTTCAATAGCTCCACCATGTTTCCAACTAACTCGAGCAGAGCCACGTCGCCTGTCAGCTGGTGACTCAGTCGATAGTGCAGACTAGTGTCAACAAAACACCGGGCGGTTTACACATTTCTGTCATGCACGTAGTCCGTTTTTTGTGCCAAAAAATTGACTAATCTGGGGCACTCGTTGCAGAAATCAAGGTGAGAAATAAATacaacaattaaaatattgtaatGTTAGGTTATTTAGGGTTTTTGGTCTTTGTGTTTTGGAATTAATCGAGGGAAggttatttttgttatttatatttGACTATGAACTTTGACAATGTTATTCTCAAGGTGATGTCtattttctaaattgttttacttatctattttcaatttctttctctcttttaTCTCATGGAGAACATATTTTCTGTCAGCTAATTCTGTTCTCGGGACAGAAGGAAAAAAGTTCAACAGAAAGTTGAGATAGAGGTATTTgtggattaaaaaatccaccaaTTCTGGCTCTGCaatttgaaggaaaatatttcatcaggagtgaaataataagaattaaaaaatccagagaaaataatactttatttattttatacaaCACCGTTTATTCACAAATATAATTAAGTCGTCTcaatttcattagaatttatcCCGATTCCATAAGACATTTTTCATATCGATAATCTTCTGTTCATATGACAGAACGAGTGCTGCAAAATGAACCTGCGTTAATGCAGCATTATTAAGATACCGTTCCACTTCCCCCCGCCGTTCTGTTTTCCCCCACGTTCCGAAATCTGGTTAATGAATCCAGTGATGAAGTGCAATTTTTGGATTTCTAAAATTCCAAATCGAATATCATCGAAGCTAACAAatatagcgaaatttttgtgaagattgttcttcaatttcaaattaaaatgtaATTCGCTTCATCTGATAGCTCCACCACTGAACCCACCATCAATTATAATGAATAATTGCATTTGAAGTCATTAGTTTCTTTAATTTCTGAACGTCTCTGCTCTCTTGTATCCGCACGTTATGGAAAGTTCCCCTCCACAAATACCCCTGGAataaaggaaaattatttgaatcttcaaaataaaaaacaacagatgaaaaattatgtattagACTTTCTAGAGAACATCATGACACACAACGGAATTGATGACAATAAAAACCTACAACTACTCACAATATTTATCCTTTAGTAGGGACTTTGTTAATGACCTTGCACACCTGACACTCGACATGAAGAATCGACCTGTACCTCCTTCGGATTTCCTTCTGAATATTCCTCAACAAAAGATCTCCCTGGCACTGACTGCATTTCATCATTTTAGAAATGAACTCCAGATCTACAGTTCTCTCCCCCTTCACTGGGAACTCTACCTCAACATTGTTAAACTCGTTTTGCTCGTTAGAATTATCTGAAACACCCTCAGAATCTCTGAGAGTTGATTGACTCCTTCTCACGATCCTCCCCGCCACCTGCTTCATCTTCCTGTTGTAGAACTTTTCACTGACAACTTTTCCCTTCCACCGATACTTCATTGAATTCGAGAAGTTGTACTTCGTTTTTTCGGTTTCAACTTCCACCTCCAGGGGCTGAATGTCCAGGGGAAGTTCTGGATCCAGATGAAGGGGGACCTGGTCCATCGGGAGGCTTTCAATGGACTCCATTCCAGATTGTTTTGTTTATGTTTCCTTCGAGAGAACTCAGAGGTGAATGACGAAATGAGATTGTTTTTGTTTAGAGGTTATGTGTCGCAAGTAGAGGAGAATTTCCGTCGCCTGAAACGAGGCAATTTCAAACGTTCGTTGAAGTCTTTGAAAGACCAGAACAACTGAATTCGACTTAGATGTTAAGTATTATTTGTGTCTTGATggtaaaaatcattaaattcttTCTATTTTCTTGTGACAGTGTCTCTGATTCAAGATGTGGGATAAAAAGGAGAGAGTCCTTGACAACGATCAATGGAGAATTGAGGCTCAAGCTATCATCAATGATGTCAGATGTCACGTGAAGGACATCAAAATATCTGAAACGCTGAAGAGCACCAACAGTTCAATTCATCTGAATGTCACGACTCTTGAGGACTTGAGATTCTGCATTCAAGTATCACTGGAGGGCTTCAAAATCACTGGAAATGACCACGACGTCATCACAAACACCGAAGCACAGGTTTTCGAGACGCCTTACAGTTTACTCGATTCAATATCTCCAATGTATCGGGAATCTTTTGGACATTGTTTGACAgcgaaattgaataaattatctgAGGAGCAATAATTTACTGATAGAACTTGTAAGCTAGTCAAATGGATTgggttttactgtcaattcCTTTTAGTCGATGTCTCTAAACTTAGAAGATTCGAAGGTCCAATTTGACGTTTCTCATTAcagataaaatgattttttcgtgagggTAAAACCCAGTAGTCTCTCACCCCAGAAGAAGGAAGATCCAATTTGggatcaaccctttttttgcccatatctttggaaatatcatagctaggacaatttggctgacgccattggattcgtgagacgatttccgatttttctagggctccaggAAATTTCtagaatcgattttttcgtttttctcggctcctcagCCTCCTCCAGCCAAAAATCTCCCAACCCATTTAGCCACGTACTCCGTAGTAATACCTTATCGACAAGCACGTTCACCATCGTAGTTCATGCGCCACTActacgaaatttttcggttgaAGCCGCTCCAGAAGCGTCAGTAATCTCCTCGATAATCTCGGGTATTGATTCGCATAAAGCTCAGTGCAAACCTGTACAACCCCAGGACATCACGGATCGTTGACTAATGATGTCGTGGGTCAGGCGACCCCCTCAACGTTAGTACTGACCCCGACGGTCTGAGGCGCCACCGCCAACTGTCGCGACTGGCAGCGATGGAAATGCAGTTCGCCATCAGGTGACAGGTTGTTTTTCGAAATGGACCAATTCTGTTCTTTGCACTGGGTTTGTACCCGATTGTGCTGAGCTTCACACGAATCAATACCTCCCATAACAGTTCCGGGCTGCTTCTGAAGAGTTACCCTCCAGCTAACAAGCAGACACCCTAGGATTTGCATGTGGGTCCCTCCCTCTTCAGGGGTGAGGTACTATGATACAACTGGCGTCAAGTCAAATCCCCCAGAAGCCTCCAATTCAGTCCATCGTCTTTGGGAGTCCCTCTACAGGATCAGCATTACCCCTGGTTACCACCGAAGAGGAAAAGCCGATAACCGATACGATTGATATACAGCCCAAGTCTTCACTCCAAAATCATGTACCTCTGATAGTTCCAATAACAAGTAATATTGTTCGATAGTCAGTGATTTTTATCCCCCTCGAGGATGTCTGTGAATTTATCTAAGAACAATGAGTCTCTGGTGGCTGCTTGGACGAGCGTTGTGGACGACAAGTCCCCGGTCAACTGGTAAACtcccatttatttaaaaaaaaatcatcatttatgGTTTGAATGTGACACTAGAGAGCAATGATTCAGCCACTTGACACAGGATTTTAGAGATTGGGATGGGCTTGGTTGCtgataaattctattttttataattagtcCTACTGCAAATTATGAAATTGGTTTAATTTAATCTTATGAGAGTAATAGACAAACCTCTGACTTCGATAATCATTGGTTATCCTTTATTTATGGTTATACAGTAGTGAAGGATGATTAACTGATGAGGAAATTCACAAATAAAATAGTCAAACACGAGAAAATAACCTGTTTATTGTGTTCGACATTTGACCATTGATTAGTTTTTGATCCATATCTGGAAATCTAGGCCCGATATCAAAATCTTcatcataaccttttttgtggagcgatttgagtactacaataaatgtcataataaatattctcctatctcccttagattcggagTTATGGTTCAAATATTGTACTTAGAGATAAATCAACTTGTGTCAGTTTCCCACTTCGCTGATGtcctttattttcaataaggTCTCTGCCCTCAAAACCCCACATTTTCGCCTCTACTGGGCCCTTTAAACCTCCCAATTTCACTTGTTCCTAGGGCTGTCTTCGGCTACGAGGGTCAGACGAATATTCTGAAGGTCGTGTCCACCGGTGACGGTGGCCTCGAAGAGATGATCGAGGACCTGAATAGCGGTCACATAATGTACGCATTCTGTCGTGTAATCGACACAAAAACAAGCCTTCCAAAATGTGTCCTGGTGAATTGGCAGGGGGAGCTCGCACCAATAGTCCGCAAAGGTACTTGTGCTAATCACATTCGCGACATTGAACGTCTGCTCAAAGGCGCCCACATTCAGGTAAATGCACGTTCTGAGGAGGATGTCGAGGTGGATATGATCATGGAGAAGCTGGCGAGAGCAACAGGTTCAGCTTACAAATTTCAAGCGCCTCGTAGTAAGGACGTGGGTAACACATTTCCGGTGGGTACGACGTACAAACGTGTAATACCAGCGCAGGAGATAAATGCAACAGAACGCGATGAATTTTGGCAGAAGGAAGAGCTCGAGGAGAAGGCTAGGGTAGAGCAGGAGAGAATCAGAAGGGagaaggagagacagaggatgGAGATGGAGACGAGATCGCGTGAGGAAAAGCAGAGTAAAATAAGGGAGGAGGAGGCAACGCCTATTGTCAGGAAAATCGAACAGTCTGAGCAGAGGGTACAGGAGCTCAAGAACCTGAGAAATCACCAGCCGAAGGCTGACAGTGATGATGAAGAGCCCAAGTCCAAGAGCGAGGAATTGAGGAGACAGAGGAGCAACGAGGCACAACAGCTCATTGCCCAGAGGACGATCAACGCTAGAGCTGTTTTCGAGCAGAATTCAGCAGCTGGACAGATGAGAACTGGATTTGCAACTGCAAAGGCTGTCCCCAGGGAGACGAGGGTTGAGAGAGTGAAGGAGGACAAACAGCAGGTGCCTCAGGAAGtggaggaggagaaaaaagTGGAGGTAGTGAATAACGAACCTCAGGAGGTTAAGGAAACTCTGGACGTCTGCAAGGATCCTCCGGTCGTGTCTAGTCATGATCATGAGGTGAAGACTGACGAAAAAAAGCCTCCGGAGGAGATCAGCACCGTTGAGAATGATTTGTACAATCAACTCAGCGGGGAGAACTTCCTTTATTTCGATCCCAATAATGAGGGGATGAAGGCTAGGGCTTTGTACGATTATCAAGCTGCTGATGATACGGAGATTACGTTTGATCCGGGTGATGTTATCACGCATATTGATGCTATTGATGAGGGCTGGTGGCAGGGACTAGCGCCTGATGGTACTTATGGACTTTTTCCGGCTAATTATGTCGAGGTTATTGAGTATGCCAGTACATGAGGCGTGGGAGTTGTTGATCGAGGCGGGGTCACCGGGGTTATTAATGAGTGTTAGAGGTTTAATTATTCGGAAGACGAGGAAGGGAGTCTTTGGAGATGAGGATAACATGAGAatggagaaatgaaataaGAAATATCGATGATTTTTATAGGTTCCTAATGCAGTAGGAAGTTTAAGGAAAATTCAACATGTCGCTAATTTTTCATGTCTAGGGGGGCCTAGTGGAGGTTCTGGAATTGAAGATATTTTTAGGAGATTTCAgtctcataaaaattaatttcttcgaGTTTCTTTGTAGAGAAGGAATTGGAAGGCAATTGAAAGAAGTTTCTTGTTGTGGAATTGTCTTCGTGAGGACTGGATTTGTGAGAAATTGTTAAAAGACATTTACCGCTGGAGTCAGATGTTTGTGAGATAAATGGATAGTTgacagaaatgaaaaattgacttcTATTGATGATTTGTGAAAGTTAGAAGAGTAAATCGTAATTAAAGTGTTTGTGAAGTTGATAATTTTCTAGAGGCTGGAAATTTGTTGATTCTCTCTGCACTTCAACAATCTGTTGAATTTAATTCACCTGTGGAGGGGTATACCTGAATGAATTATATGAGACTCTTCTCGCAGAAAcgtttcttcaaaaaaattatttattcagacAAATTCctctaaagaataattttctaaataaaaaaaactcgagaaaTTAGAAAAGTCATCTGGTTTAGAAACTCAATGTAATAAATTCCATTCTATGAATTTTACTTCCAATTCAGTTTCCTTCTTCAGTTATATCTCTCCGCGATTGGGTAAATATTGATTAATATGAACGACTGAAGCCATAAATCCTAGAACTAATATGAAAGTGACCTTCATCAATTGTTCAACGTATTATACTGACATTCATCACCACCAGAATGACAAAGAAAAGTACTTAACGTTAACTGATGAATTTCCAAATTCTAAAATTATACAATTTTGTACATCATTTCAACAATTATGTCACTGGCTTCAGTTGAAAGAGGAAGACCAGAGGAAAACCGTTATCTTCCGGAGAAAATAGTGTATAATGAATTGCGGAATTTTTACTTCCTGTTGACAGTTCATGAAGCAGAGTGAGTCAGAATGAAATTATCACTTTTCATAAtcaaagacaatttttttgtccttTATTTGAGGGTCAAGTAGAGGCCCTTGATGGCTTTTAGGGTTGAAATCGCAACCAAGATCGTTAGACCcctaataaaaaacaaaaaattgttctaaATCATTGTTTTTCTTAGCATTTCATTCTGCCCCAGTCTCGCTGAATTTCGTACTCGTAGTATGTGGATCCTACAagtatagaatttattattcaatttccatAATAGAATATCACaagacaataattttcatctgcATTAAAATATTGTCAACGACTGTCAAACCTTCgagtatttaaaaattatgtaaaaacaGAGTCACTGTACATGTTTTATgttaattttcatcaactgataattttgataaataattctacACCTGCAGGATCGCAATAGTATAAATATATGTAATTAATGAATCTGGAACTCAAGTAGTTAAGAACCAAATTTGTAATacgtttttttcaagtttttaagaaaaatacgAGGTTTTTTGCATTTATCACTCGATCATGACTATCATTactaaaaaatcattagaTCTCAAATTCATGCAAATGACTGTGAACCACGTCACAACTGCTCGAGAAAATAAAAGTCGAAAGATTTCCAAGAgtctttttattattatttaacataAATAGGgaaaagaaattgaagaattcGAACGAATAATTGAGTTGATTTTGCCGTAACTAGTTGAATGTTTTATGAAGATATTTACAATGATGTGCTATTACTTTAATCGACAATTTCAATTGCAGAACTCAATTGTTCTTCGGAAAAATTTATCCggtgaataatgaataatgagaTGTAATTTGAAGATGCAATTGATTTTCATGCACGAATACTCAATTGTTATACAATCTCAATAATGCAATATGTTCATGGAAAtgtatgaaattaatttgattttaacTTTCATGGAATAAATCTGTTTTTCATAACTTcgtcattatttttctccaaaatatcttttatttctttatcttttgctTTATATAGAGACGAGGTCTTGCGAAGTGGAATTAGTAGTGATATTggggaaatattgaattttccagtaGTATTTTGGAATTTATCGCGGAGGAGAAAATTCTCTACAAAAGAGAATCACAGATATTCGAGCACAACCTCCAGGTTCAATACTTTTGTACAATTTGTAAAACGATCTAATTTAAATTGTGGTTTCTgaacaattaaattgttttgaGTCGTTCAACTGTTAAGGACATTTAGGATTAAGGGTCAAAGGACTCTGAACCCTACATTGGTCACTATCCTCACCGAGatgatcaattgaaaatagttTTCTGAATTTCAGATAGTAACTGTTCCTCGAAAGAAATCGATCGTTCTCCCTCAAATTCCAaaacacattaaaaaaattccactcacTCCATCACTTCACAGGTCAATAGCAGAGCAACcgtcttttaatttttctcatgtGTCAATAACCTTGGTTGTAACTGATCACGACAATTGACACCTAATGAATTCACCTCCTGTATCCAGGATTCGGATTGCCCGCAGGGGCACCACTGCCAGCATGACTGAGGAATGCCAAATGTCCTTTAGGACATTTGTTAGCATAATGTCCCTTCGTTCCACATTTGTAGCACGTGACCTCCTCCAGGGGTTTCTGTGGCCCTCGGGGAGATGGCCCATTGTGCATGCTCATGTGATAGTTGTGTTGATGAGGTCCACCACCTTCTAGCTCCTGCCTAACTTGTGCCTCACGTACTTCAGCTGGCATTTTGTTGCAGTAAATTGCTTTGTGGCCACTTTCGCCACAAAAGTGACACGTTATCATCACTTTTTTACCCTCCTTCGGTTGCATATCTTGAACGGCGGGCAGCTCGAATCTAGGGCTGAATGGAGAGAAGATTAATTCATTTCTTAAtgagcaatatttttttcatttgttttggGAATTCATTGGTGATGAAGAACGAATTTTCGTCAGCTCGTCATCACCGATTCTATCAGGGATCCCACAtgcgatttaaaaaataaataaacaaatgattcAATATATAATTCAACGTAATGGAAGCCCAGGTGATACTTATTATTTATAGCCAATAGATCTGACATAAAATCTCTCATTGCTTAATAATGAAACAATAAACACTCATGGAGGTGTCGTCTTTCTCGAAAAATCATACCACAATATGAAGATACTCACTGCATAAATTTGCAATTGGGTCCATCAGGGCAAAATCCAGCTAAATATGCCATACAGAGGACACGTCTCACGTGTCTGTGACGACAGAGTGGACCATGTCTGCAGAATCCTCTGTCATACCACGGACAGTCTCGGACTTTAGTCTCAGGGTCTATGTGTAAAAATGGGCACTCCTTGTTGTGACAAGCGTCTGCAATTTAATTTGatcatttaatcatttttatttctccatcGACAGCTATGGACGGTAGAGTACATGATAAATTTACGATCGATATGAATCGTGGtctataaattcaaaataaatatttatgtgttcattatgtaaattttccggaatttgATCGGCATTGACTGATAATCGAAAGTCTGATTTCATTTTGAAGCTATGTAAATACTCggtaaaatacaaaaaataacatttgaattcatttgaaaatgttATCATCCAAAAAATGTACTTTAACTGTAActttgagaatttttgtttttgaatTTGCTGAGTTGTTTCATTAACcagataataatattatgaGTTGCCCGGGGGACGTGCACCGTTGAAGATACTTACTAAACCTCGAGTAGAAGTAACACTCCGGCATTTTCGTCATGTCGTATTCATGGAGAAATTCGCACTGATCTCCCTTTTTACAGAGTCCTCGAAGCCAGTGCTTGCAGACGATGGTCCGATCACCTCTGACATGCCTGAATGGGCAGGAGCCACCTTTGTTGCAGGCTCCGCGAGGATAAAATTGACAGACAGCGGCAGTGGATTCTATAATTCatttcattcgtttttttt
This DNA window, taken from Diachasmimorpha longicaudata isolate KC_UGA_2023 chromosome 8, iyDiaLong2, whole genome shotgun sequence, encodes the following:
- the LOC135165043 gene encoding cleavage and polyadenylation specificity factor subunit 4 — its product is MEYLIANVEHLKFDIEIALDEQYGALPLPFTGMDKSTAAVCQFYPRGACNKGGSCPFRHVRGDRTIVCKHWLRGLCKKGDQCEFLHEYDMTKMPECYFYSRFNACHNKECPFLHIDPETKVRDCPWYDRGFCRHGPLCRHRHVRRVLCMAYLAGFCPDGPNCKFMHPRFELPAVQDMQPKEGKKVMITCHFCGESGHKAIYCNKMPAEVREAQVRQELEGGGPHQHNYHMSMHNGPSPRGPQKPLEEVTCYKCGTKGHYANKCPKGHLAFLSHAGSGAPAGNPNPGYRR
- the LOC135165046 gene encoding GSK3-beta interaction protein; amino-acid sequence: MWDKKERVLDNDQWRIEAQAIINDVRCHVKDIKISETLKSTNSSIHLNVTTLEDLRFCIQVSLEGFKITGNDHDVITNTEAQVFETPYSLLDSISPMYRESFGHCLTAKLNKLSEEQ
- the LOC135165038 gene encoding drebrin-like protein; its protein translation is MSVNLSKNNESLVAAWTSVVDDKSPVNWAVFGYEGQTNILKVVSTGDGGLEEMIEDLNSGHIMYAFCRVIDTKTSLPKCVLVNWQGELAPIVRKGTCANHIRDIERLLKGAHIQVNARSEEDVEVDMIMEKLARATGSAYKFQAPRSKDVGNTFPVGTTYKRVIPAQEINATERDEFWQKEELEEKARVEQERIRREKERQRMEMETRSREEKQSKIREEEATPIVRKIEQSEQRVQELKNLRNHQPKADSDDEEPKSKSEELRRQRSNEAQQLIAQRTINARAVFEQNSAAGQMRTGFATAKAVPRETRVERVKEDKQQVPQEVEEEKKVEVVNNEPQEVKETLDVCKDPPVVSSHDHEVKTDEKKPPEEISTVENDLYNQLSGENFLYFDPNNEGMKARALYDYQAADDTEITFDPGDVITHIDAIDEGWWQGLAPDGTYGLFPANYVEVIEYAST
- the LOC135165042 gene encoding zinc finger protein-like 1, yielding MGLCKCPKRKVTNQFCFEHRVNVCEHCMVTNHPKCVVQSYLQWLQDSDCNPICTLCNEALKSSDCVRLTCYHVFHWSCLDTYARNLPATTAPAGYTCPTCQSGIFPEVNLVSPVADVLKQKLASVNWARAGLGLPLLSIDREERPIQEPKSTPTEAPSVYQNHSITPTSSPSTATARISGNVNSHVNNVHTAVQKQGPPYSVVNIESSGQMERKVFEAYDDPKDMSYDHDENKYQRKSAVEWFLRWWKLIMRPPARRRSSSGGLYRRYAIIGIFGLLSFIMIIILFSWLGRMATDGDPAYNLMANPNINIEKERI